In Solanum stenotomum isolate F172 chromosome 6, ASM1918654v1, whole genome shotgun sequence, one DNA window encodes the following:
- the LOC125868059 gene encoding acetyl-CoA-benzylalcohol acetyltransferase-like, protein FECGGLALAISHAHPAMDGCTTFKIIYEWAKVCKFGTPSKEINFMNFNLGTLFPYKDLTTILEPPVDEGKRTNSKLIARKFVFEEDAILRLREKFDSTTGEGLSFKPSRVEMITTLLWRSLIRSTGSTSHLKRSVMSFPLNLRGKVATFPEIANSFGNLIIDIPIKFEHDDETKMESLHHIVKLIKESIQVIISKCVKATPDEIISLVIDLYKDSYAGLEWGGDNEVVNFTCASLCRFPIQKTDFGWGIPTLMLFGSRHSQVFWLYDTECETGIVVQMELEEKYMDKLASDQDIMDFAKF, encoded by the coding sequence TTTGAATGTGGTGGTCTAGCCCTAGCTATTAGCCATGCACACCCTGCTATGGACGGATGCACCACATTCAAAATCATTTACGAATGGGCTAAAGTGTGCAAATTTGGTACTCCTTCTAAGGAGATCAACTTCATGAACTTCAATTTAGGCACTCTATTCCCTTACAAAGATTTAACAACCATTCTTGAGCCTCCGGTTGACGAAGGCAAACGTACAAACTCTAAGTTAATTGCCAGAAAGTTTGTTTTTGAGGAAGATGCAATATTGAGGCTCAGAGAAAAATTTGACTCAACAACTGGCGAAGGTTTGAGTTTCAAACCTTCGCGAGTTGAGATGATTACAACACTTTTATGGAGGTCACTTATCCGTTCCACAGGAAGTACTTCACATTTGAAACGGTCTGTAATGTCATTTCCACTTAACTTGCGTGGTAAGGTAGCAACTTTTCCTGAAATTGCTAATTCTTTTGGGAATCTTATCATCGATATTCCAATAAAATTTGAACACGACGATGAAACAAAAATGGAGTCGTTGCATCACATTGTAAAACTCATAAAAGAGTCAATTCAAGTGATTATCAGTAAATGTGTCAAAGCTACTCCGGATGAAATAATTTCTTTGGTTATCGACTTATACAAGGATAGTTACGCCGGATTAGAGTGGGGAGGAGACAATGAAGTTGTGAATTTTACATGCGCAAGTTTATGTAGGTTCCCCATACAAAAAACTGATTTTGGTTGGGGAATACCAACATTAATGCTTTTTGGGTCAAGACATAGCCAAGTTTTTTGGTTGTATGATACTGAATGTGAGACTGGAATTGTCGTGCAAATGGAATTGGAGGAAAAGTACATGGATAAACTTGCAAGTGACCAAGATATCATGGATTTTGCTaaattttag